The Anaerobiospirillum thomasii genome contains the following window.
GTGCAGACCTCTGAGGAGATAACCCTTGAGGATAACTCACACAATACCTCGGTAAAAGTACCTGCCTCTGTGCGCTATAGCTATGATGCCCAGCCTGAGAGTGATATGAGCTCTGGCACTATTGAGCCTGATACTGTAGATCAGAATCAGGATCCTTTTGCCAATATGAACAGCTCAGAGAATACAGAGCAGGCAGCCCCTGTACAACAGGAGTCAGATCTGGCCCCTGGCATTGAGGAGCAAAAGCAGTTTTTATCCTATCTGTACTGTGGCTCTTTTGACAGCGATGGTGCTGCACAGCAGGAAAAAGCCAAAATTGCTTTTGCCGGCATTATTTCAACAGTAGCTTCATATAAAGGTACACTGACTTTAAAAATAGGTCCTTTTAACAACCGTGACGAGGCTCGTGCCAAATTTCACAGTTTAAGTGAAAAAGGCCTGCTAAGCACCTGTGAACTTGTAGACGAATAAGGTATAGACATGACAACTATTGTATCTGTAAGACGCGGTAATACTGTAGCCGTCGGCGGTGACGGTCAGGTCACCATGGGACAGAGTACAGTGCTAAAAGGCAATGCACTCAAAGTTCGCCGCGTGTTTAAAAATCAGGTTATTGCAGGCTTTGCTGGCTCTACAGCTGATGCCTTTACACTCCTTGATCTGTTTGAAAAGAAACTTGAGGAGCATCAGGGTATTTTAGAGCGTGCCTGCGTGGCTTTAGTTAAAAGCTGGCGTACCGACAGAGCCCTGCGCAAGCTTGAGGCCATACTTATTGTGGCCGACAAGAGCGCATCATTTTTAATTTCAGGTACTGGCGATGTGGTTAAGATGGATGATGATATCTTAGCTACAGGATCAGGTGGCAACTATGCCCTGGCAGCTGCCAGAGCTCTATGTGCCAATACCGATCTTAGCGCCGTTGACATAGTCAAGAAATCACTTGAGATTGCAGGTGATATCTGTGTCTTTACCAATCAGAATCACGTTATTGAAACTATAGAATACTAACAACTATGAACAAAGCAACAGAATTAACTCCACGTGAGATTGTATCAGAGCTTGACAAGCATATTATCGGTCAGAAGGATGCCAAAAAGGCTGTGGCTATTGCTCTGCGCAACCGCTGGCGCCGTATGCAGATTGAACCAAAACTGCGTCAGGAGATTTATCCTAAGAATATTTTAATGATTGGTCCTACAGGTGTTGGTAAGACCGAGATTGCAAGACGTCTTGCCACCCTGGCCAATGCTCCTTTTATCAAAGTTGAAGCAACCAAGTACACTGAGGTTGGCTATGTGGGTAAAGAGGTTGATTCCATTATCCGCGAACTTGCCAATGTATCCATGAAACTTGTTAAAGAGCAGGCCTTCAAACGCAATAAAAGACAGGCAGAGGATATGGCCGAAGAGCGCATCCTAGATGTTCTGCTGCCGCCATCTTCCACCACTACAGCTGAAGAAAAGGACAGTTCTGCCGCCCGTCAGCTTTTTAGAAAGAAACTGCGTGAGGGCGATCTTGATGACAAAGAGATTGATATTCAGTTGCAGGACAAGGCAGCAACAGTCAATATAATAGGCGGTGGCTCTGCTCTTGAGGATATGAACAATCAGCTGCAGTCTCTGTTTGAGAATATGGCACAAAACCGTCTTGTCACCAGAAAGATGAAAATCAAGGATGCTTTTAAAGAGCTAGTTGAGGAGGAGGCATCAAAGCTTACCAAACCAGAGGATCTTAAAAGCGAGGCTATCACTCTGTGTGAAAACCACGGTATAGTCTTTATTGATGAAATTGATAAAATCTGCGGTCAGGATTTAAATGGCTCAAGAGGTGAAGTATCACGTCAGGGCGTACAAAGA
Protein-coding sequences here:
- the hslU gene encoding ATP-dependent protease ATPase subunit HslU; translation: MNKATELTPREIVSELDKHIIGQKDAKKAVAIALRNRWRRMQIEPKLRQEIYPKNILMIGPTGVGKTEIARRLATLANAPFIKVEATKYTEVGYVGKEVDSIIRELANVSMKLVKEQAFKRNKRQAEDMAEERILDVLLPPSSTTTAEEKDSSAARQLFRKKLREGDLDDKEIDIQLQDKAATVNIIGGGSALEDMNNQLQSLFENMAQNRLVTRKMKIKDAFKELVEEEASKLTKPEDLKSEAITLCENHGIVFIDEIDKICGQDLNGSRGEVSRQGVQRDLLPLIEGCQVNTKFGMIRTDHILFIASGAFQMAKPSDLIPELQGRLPIRVELQALTAEDFERILREPHASLTKQYEMLLATEDVKIEFTDDAITRLAQDAFKVNERTENIGARRLHTLMEKLLETISFEAPDKAGQSIVIDAAYVDSHLEDLVVNDDLSRYIL
- the hslV gene encoding ATP-dependent protease subunit HslV, yielding MTTIVSVRRGNTVAVGGDGQVTMGQSTVLKGNALKVRRVFKNQVIAGFAGSTADAFTLLDLFEKKLEEHQGILERACVALVKSWRTDRALRKLEAILIVADKSASFLISGTGDVVKMDDDILATGSGGNYALAAARALCANTDLSAVDIVKKSLEIAGDICVFTNQNHVIETIEY
- a CDS encoding SPOR domain-containing protein, which codes for MRAQKPSFDLDERKKRILAIAGVATVVLLFVSFLVSLTTGGDDNSNAAVQTSEEITLEDNSHNTSVKVPASVRYSYDAQPESDMSSGTIEPDTVDQNQDPFANMNSSENTEQAAPVQQESDLAPGIEEQKQFLSYLYCGSFDSDGAAQQEKAKIAFAGIISTVASYKGTLTLKIGPFNNRDEARAKFHSLSEKGLLSTCELVDE